A portion of the Rhinolophus sinicus isolate RSC01 linkage group LG03, ASM3656204v1, whole genome shotgun sequence genome contains these proteins:
- the PAQR5 gene encoding membrane progestin receptor gamma isoform X1, translated as MEGRRFIFSRGKQPGHQLATGTPDHVRTLSGAWCQEAAATHWPSQLTFKMLSVKLPRLFSIDQMPQVFHEQGILFGYRHPQSSATACILSLFQMTNETLNIWTHLLPFWFFTWRFVTTLYVTDVENDNYSWPLLVYMSTSCVYPLVSSCAHTFSSMSKNVRHICYFLDYGAVNLFSLGSAIAYSAYAFPDVLVCTTFRDFYVTLAVLNTIVSTGLSCYSRFLELQRPRLCKTLRVLAFAYPYTWDSLPIFYRLFLFPGESAQNEASLYHQKHMLMTLLASFFYSAHLPERLAPGCFDYIGHSHQLFHVCVILATHLQMEAILLDKNLRKEWILANSRTLSFPQIAGAILLCLIFSLSNIIYFSAALYRIPEPELHKKET; from the exons GGAAGCAGCCCGGGCACCAACTGGCCACAGGTACCCCAGACCATGTCAGAACTTTGAGTGGGGCCTGGTGTCAGGAAGCAGCTGCCACCCACTGGCCTTCCCAACTCACCTTCAAGATGCTGAGCGTGAAGCTCCCCAGGCTGTTCAGCATAGACCAGATGCCACAG GTTTTCCATGAACAGGGCATCCTCTTTGGCTACCGACATCCACAGAGTTCTGCCACTGCCTGTATCCTCAGCCTTTTCCAAATGACTAATGAGACCCTCAACATCTGGACTCATTTGCTGCCCTTCTG GTTCTTCACGTGGAGGTTTGTGACCACTCTGTATGTGACAGATGTTGAGAATGACAACTACTCCTGGCCTCTACTCGTGTACATGAGCACCAGCTGCGTGTATCCCCTTGTGTCCAGCTGTGCACACACCTTCAGCTCCATGTCCAAAAACGTCCGGCACATCTGCTACTTCCTGGACTATGGTGCCGTCAACCTCTTCAGCCTGG GTTCAGCCATCGCCTACTCTGCCTATGCGTTCCCTGATGTGCTGGTGTGTACCACCTTCCGTGACTTCTACGTGACCCTGGCTGTGCTGAACACCATCGTCAGCACCGGCCTCTCCTGCTACTCCAG GTTTCTGGAACTCCAGAGGCCCAGACTCTGTAAGACTCTCCGGGTCCTCGCGTTTGCTTATCCCTACACCTGGGACTCCCTCCCCATCTTCTACAGG CTCTTCCTGTTCCCAGGGGAGAGTGCACAGAACGAAGCCTCCTTGTACCACCAGAAGCACATGCTCATGACTCTCCTGGCCTCTTTCTTCTACTCTGCGCACCTGCCGGAGCGCCTGGCCCCTGGATGCTTCGACTACATTG GTCACAGTCACCAGCTGTTCCATGTGTGTGTGATCCTGGCCACGCACTTGCAGATGGAAGCCATACTTCTGGACAAGAATCTGAGGAAGGAATGGATCCTGGCCAACTCCAGGACCCTGTCTTTCCCTCAGATAGCCGGAGCCATCCTTCTGTGTCTCATCTTCAGCCTCAGCAACATAATTTATTTCTCAGCTGCTCTGTATCGGATTCCCGAGCCAgaattacataaaaaagaaacatga
- the PAQR5 gene encoding membrane progestin receptor gamma isoform X2 — protein sequence MLSVKLPRLFSIDQMPQVFHEQGILFGYRHPQSSATACILSLFQMTNETLNIWTHLLPFWFFTWRFVTTLYVTDVENDNYSWPLLVYMSTSCVYPLVSSCAHTFSSMSKNVRHICYFLDYGAVNLFSLGSAIAYSAYAFPDVLVCTTFRDFYVTLAVLNTIVSTGLSCYSRFLELQRPRLCKTLRVLAFAYPYTWDSLPIFYRLFLFPGESAQNEASLYHQKHMLMTLLASFFYSAHLPERLAPGCFDYIGHSHQLFHVCVILATHLQMEAILLDKNLRKEWILANSRTLSFPQIAGAILLCLIFSLSNIIYFSAALYRIPEPELHKKET from the exons ATGCTGAGCGTGAAGCTCCCCAGGCTGTTCAGCATAGACCAGATGCCACAG GTTTTCCATGAACAGGGCATCCTCTTTGGCTACCGACATCCACAGAGTTCTGCCACTGCCTGTATCCTCAGCCTTTTCCAAATGACTAATGAGACCCTCAACATCTGGACTCATTTGCTGCCCTTCTG GTTCTTCACGTGGAGGTTTGTGACCACTCTGTATGTGACAGATGTTGAGAATGACAACTACTCCTGGCCTCTACTCGTGTACATGAGCACCAGCTGCGTGTATCCCCTTGTGTCCAGCTGTGCACACACCTTCAGCTCCATGTCCAAAAACGTCCGGCACATCTGCTACTTCCTGGACTATGGTGCCGTCAACCTCTTCAGCCTGG GTTCAGCCATCGCCTACTCTGCCTATGCGTTCCCTGATGTGCTGGTGTGTACCACCTTCCGTGACTTCTACGTGACCCTGGCTGTGCTGAACACCATCGTCAGCACCGGCCTCTCCTGCTACTCCAG GTTTCTGGAACTCCAGAGGCCCAGACTCTGTAAGACTCTCCGGGTCCTCGCGTTTGCTTATCCCTACACCTGGGACTCCCTCCCCATCTTCTACAGG CTCTTCCTGTTCCCAGGGGAGAGTGCACAGAACGAAGCCTCCTTGTACCACCAGAAGCACATGCTCATGACTCTCCTGGCCTCTTTCTTCTACTCTGCGCACCTGCCGGAGCGCCTGGCCCCTGGATGCTTCGACTACATTG GTCACAGTCACCAGCTGTTCCATGTGTGTGTGATCCTGGCCACGCACTTGCAGATGGAAGCCATACTTCTGGACAAGAATCTGAGGAAGGAATGGATCCTGGCCAACTCCAGGACCCTGTCTTTCCCTCAGATAGCCGGAGCCATCCTTCTGTGTCTCATCTTCAGCCTCAGCAACATAATTTATTTCTCAGCTGCTCTGTATCGGATTCCCGAGCCAgaattacataaaaaagaaacatga
- the PAQR5 gene encoding membrane progestin receptor gamma isoform X3 yields the protein MEGRRFIFSRGKQPGHQLATGTPDHVRTLSGAWCQEAAATHWPSQLTFKMLSVKLPRLFSIDQMPQVFHEQGILFGYRHPQSSATACILSLFQMTNETLNIWTHLLPFWFFTWRFVTTLYVTDVENDNYSWPLLVYMSTSCVYPLVSSCAHTFSSMSKNVRHICYFLDYGAVNLFSLGSAIAYSAYAFPDVLVCTTFRDFYVTLAVLNTIVSTGLSCYSRLGFAAGEADSFAPGEALYQAGRNVVSSHRKSMVWVMALTSLIQLSSCTTPGQPPHKPRHPGSAHHPCIPVGTKEGPSPLWHTAVWKQAPASPPA from the exons GGAAGCAGCCCGGGCACCAACTGGCCACAGGTACCCCAGACCATGTCAGAACTTTGAGTGGGGCCTGGTGTCAGGAAGCAGCTGCCACCCACTGGCCTTCCCAACTCACCTTCAAGATGCTGAGCGTGAAGCTCCCCAGGCTGTTCAGCATAGACCAGATGCCACAG GTTTTCCATGAACAGGGCATCCTCTTTGGCTACCGACATCCACAGAGTTCTGCCACTGCCTGTATCCTCAGCCTTTTCCAAATGACTAATGAGACCCTCAACATCTGGACTCATTTGCTGCCCTTCTG GTTCTTCACGTGGAGGTTTGTGACCACTCTGTATGTGACAGATGTTGAGAATGACAACTACTCCTGGCCTCTACTCGTGTACATGAGCACCAGCTGCGTGTATCCCCTTGTGTCCAGCTGTGCACACACCTTCAGCTCCATGTCCAAAAACGTCCGGCACATCTGCTACTTCCTGGACTATGGTGCCGTCAACCTCTTCAGCCTGG GTTCAGCCATCGCCTACTCTGCCTATGCGTTCCCTGATGTGCTGGTGTGTACCACCTTCCGTGACTTCTACGTGACCCTGGCTGTGCTGAACACCATCGTCAGCACCGGCCTCTCCTGCTACTCCAG ACTCGGCTTTGCAGCTGGAGAGGCTGATTCGTTTGCCCCTGGGGAAGCACTTTATCAGGCCGGTCGAAATGTTGTCTCAAGTCACAGGAAATCCATGGTTTGGGTGATGGCCCTCACCAGCCTGATCCAGCTTTCTTCCTGT ACCACACCAGGACAGCCACCCCACAAGCCTCGGCACCCTGGCTCTGCACACCACCCATGCATCCCTGTGGGCACCAAAGAAGGACCCAGCCCACTGTGGCACACTGCGGTGTGGAAGCAAGCCCCTGCCTCACCACCTGCGTGA